The following proteins come from a genomic window of Bubalus kerabau isolate K-KA32 ecotype Philippines breed swamp buffalo chromosome 20, PCC_UOA_SB_1v2, whole genome shotgun sequence:
- the RBSN gene encoding rabenosyn-5 isoform X2, protein MASLDDPGEVREGFLCPLCLKDLQSFYQLQSHYEEEHSGEDRDVKGQIKSAIRSHLSDFKKHRAARIDHYVVEVNKLIIRLEKLTAFDRTNTESAKIRAIEKSVVPWVNDQDVPFCPDCGNKFSIRNRRHHCRLCGSIMCKKCMELISLPLANKLTSASKDSLSAHTSPSQSPNSVHGSRRGSISSVSSVSSVLDEKDDDRIRCCTHCKDTLLKREQQIDEKERTPDIVRLYEKLRLCMEKVDQKAPEYIKMAASLNAGETTYSLEHAGDLRVEVQKVYELIDALSKKILTLDMKQDPPPHPNTLRLQRMIRYSATLFVQEKLLGLMSLPTKEQFEELKQKRKQEMERKRILERQAALESQRRLEERRSDLASRATNGEVAPPRRGPAPLRKAEGWLPLSEGQRQSEDPDPLLQQIHNITSFIRQAKAAGRTDEVRTLQENLRQLQDEYDQQQTEKAIVLSRRQAEEEDLQREQLQVLREREREREQGQAASLHTRTRSLDFREIRPFQLEPSREPRTHLAHALDLGSSPARSGTATKTSPPSSAPEPFRGWSGPPALGQEFLPQSTASQHREAPSLNPFDEEEDLASPSAEDTAKPPAPEPSLGPPAHVLREYNPFEEEDEEEAVEGNPFARPDGPAPNPFEEEDEHPPRTPASPPVPGNPFEEAPCTNPFEEESDGGQEGAEPIEEELLLQQIDNIKAYIFDAKQCGRLDEVEVLTENLRELRRTLARQKGGSD, encoded by the exons ATGGCGTCTCTGGATGACCCAGGAGAAGTGAGAGAGGGCTTCCTTTGCCCTTTGTGCCTGAAGGACCTGCAGTCTTTCTATCAGCTGCAGTCACATTATGAGGAAGAGCACTCCGGGGAAGACCGTGATGTCAAAGGGCAAATTAAAA gTGCTATACGAAGCCATCTTTCTGACTTCAAAAAACACCGAGCTGCCAGAATTGACCACTATGTTGTTGAAGTCAATAAATTAATAATCAGGTTAGAGAag CTGACTGCGTTTGACAGAACAAATACCGAGTCTGCAAAGATCCGAG CAATAGAAAAGTCTGTGGTGCCTTGGGTCAACGACCAGGATGTCCCTTTCTGTCCGGACTGTGGAAATAAGTTCAGCATCCGTAACCGCCGCCACCACTGCCGCCTCTGCGGGTCTATCATGTGCAAGAAGTGCATGGAGCTTATCAGCCTTCCCTTGGCAA ACAAGCTCACCAGTGCCAGCAAGGACTCCCTGAGTGCTCACACCAGCCCCAGCCAGTCACCCAACAGCGTCCACGGCTCCCGCCGGGGCAGCATCAGCAGCGTGAGCAGCGTGAGCTCCGTCCTGGACGAGAAGGACGATGACCGGATCCGCTGCTGCACGCACTGCAAGGACACGCTGCTCAAGAGGGAGCAGCAGATCGACGAGAAGGAGCGCACGCCTGACATCGTGAGGCTCTACGAG AAATTACGGCTTTGCATGGAGAAAGTTGACCAAAAAGCTCCAGAATACATCAAGATGGCAGCATCGTTAAA TGCTGGAGAGACAACCTACAGTCTGGAACATGCTGGTGACCTTCGAGTGGAAGTGCAGAAAGTGTATGAGCTAATAGACGCGTTAAG TAAGAAGATCTTAACCTTAGACATGAAGCAGGACCCGCCGCCACATCCGAACACCCTGCGGCTGCAGAGGATGATCAGATACTCGGCCACACTGTTTGTGCAG GAAAAGTTGCTTGGTTTGATGTCACTGCCGACCAAAGAGCAGTTTGAGGAactgaaacagaaaaggaagcaGGAGATGGAGCGGAAGAGGATCCTGGAGAGGCAG GCTGCCCTGGAATCCCAGCGGAGACTTGAGGAGAGGCGGAGTGACCTGGCATCCCGCGCGACCAACGGGGAGGTGGCGCCCCCTCGCAGGGGTCCTGCCCCGCTGAGAAAGGCCGAGGGCTGGCTCCCGCTGTCGGAAGGCCAGAGGCAGAGCGAGGACCCGGACCCCCTCCTGCAGCAGATCCACAACATCACGTCCTTTATCCGGCAGGCCAAGGCCGCGGGCCGGACGGATGAAGTGCGCACGTTGCAGGAGAACCTGCGCCAGCTGCAGGACGAGTACGACCAGCAGCAGACCGAGAAGGCCATCGTGCTGTCCCGCAGGCAGGCCGAGGAGGAGGACCTGCAGCGGGAGCAGCTGCAGGTGCTGCGGGAGCGGGAGCGGGAGCGCGAGCAGGGCCAGGCAGCCTCTCTGCACACGCGGACTCGGTCCCTGGACTTCCGGGAGATCAGGCCTTTTCAGCTGGAGCCGAGCAGAGAGCCACGCACGCACCTCGCTCACGCTTTGGATCTGGGCTCTTCCCCAGCTCGGAGTGGCACTGCCACCAAGACCTCGCCACCCAGCTCGGCTCCCGAGCCCTTCCGAGGGTGGTCtgggcccccagccctgggccaaGAGTTCCTGCCCCAAAGCACCGCGTCGCAGCACCGTGAGGCGCCCTCCCTGAATCCCTTCGATGAGGAAGAAGACCTTGCCAGCCCCTCAGCTGAGGACACGGCCAAGCCTCCTGCTCCAGAGCCTTCCCTCGGCCCGCCAGCCCATGTGCTCAGAGAGTACAACCCTTTTGAGGAAGAGGATGAAGAGGAGGCTGTGGAGGGGAATCCCTTCGCTAGGCCAGAcggccctgcccccaacccctttGAGGAGGAAGATGAGCACCCCCCGCGGACACCCGCAtccccccctgtccctgggaacCCCTTCGAGGAGGCCCCCTGCACCAACCCCTTTGAGGAGGAGAGCGACGGTGGGCAGGAGGGCGCCGAGCCCATCGAGGAGGAGCTGCTGCTCCAGCAGATCGACAACATCAAGGCGTACATCTTCGACGCCAAGCAGTGCGGCCGCCTGGATGAGGTGGAGGTGCTGACCGAGAACTTGAGGGAGCTGAGACGCACCCTGGCCAGACAGAAGGGGGGCTCCGACTGA
- the RBSN gene encoding rabenosyn-5 isoform X1, with translation MASLDDPGEVREGFLCPLCLKDLQSFYQLQSHYEEEHSGEDRDVKGQIKSLVQKARKAKNRLLKREGDDRAESGTQGYESFSYGGVDPYMWEPQELGAIRSHLSDFKKHRAARIDHYVVEVNKLIIRLEKLTAFDRTNTESAKIRAIEKSVVPWVNDQDVPFCPDCGNKFSIRNRRHHCRLCGSIMCKKCMELISLPLANKLTSASKDSLSAHTSPSQSPNSVHGSRRGSISSVSSVSSVLDEKDDDRIRCCTHCKDTLLKREQQIDEKERTPDIVRLYEKLRLCMEKVDQKAPEYIKMAASLNAGETTYSLEHAGDLRVEVQKVYELIDALSKKILTLDMKQDPPPHPNTLRLQRMIRYSATLFVQEKLLGLMSLPTKEQFEELKQKRKQEMERKRILERQAALESQRRLEERRSDLASRATNGEVAPPRRGPAPLRKAEGWLPLSEGQRQSEDPDPLLQQIHNITSFIRQAKAAGRTDEVRTLQENLRQLQDEYDQQQTEKAIVLSRRQAEEEDLQREQLQVLREREREREQGQAASLHTRTRSLDFREIRPFQLEPSREPRTHLAHALDLGSSPARSGTATKTSPPSSAPEPFRGWSGPPALGQEFLPQSTASQHREAPSLNPFDEEEDLASPSAEDTAKPPAPEPSLGPPAHVLREYNPFEEEDEEEAVEGNPFARPDGPAPNPFEEEDEHPPRTPASPPVPGNPFEEAPCTNPFEEESDGGQEGAEPIEEELLLQQIDNIKAYIFDAKQCGRLDEVEVLTENLRELRRTLARQKGGSD, from the exons ATGGCGTCTCTGGATGACCCAGGAGAAGTGAGAGAGGGCTTCCTTTGCCCTTTGTGCCTGAAGGACCTGCAGTCTTTCTATCAGCTGCAGTCACATTATGAGGAAGAGCACTCCGGGGAAGACCGTGATGTCAAAGGGCAAATTAAAA GTCTTGTCCAGAAGGCTAGGAAAGCAAAGAACAGGCTGTTGAAACGGGAAGGAGATGATCGAGCTGAATCAGGCACCCAAGGATACGAGTCTTTCAGCTATGGAGGGGTCGATCCTTACATGTGGGAACCCCAGGAGCTTG gTGCTATACGAAGCCATCTTTCTGACTTCAAAAAACACCGAGCTGCCAGAATTGACCACTATGTTGTTGAAGTCAATAAATTAATAATCAGGTTAGAGAag CTGACTGCGTTTGACAGAACAAATACCGAGTCTGCAAAGATCCGAG CAATAGAAAAGTCTGTGGTGCCTTGGGTCAACGACCAGGATGTCCCTTTCTGTCCGGACTGTGGAAATAAGTTCAGCATCCGTAACCGCCGCCACCACTGCCGCCTCTGCGGGTCTATCATGTGCAAGAAGTGCATGGAGCTTATCAGCCTTCCCTTGGCAA ACAAGCTCACCAGTGCCAGCAAGGACTCCCTGAGTGCTCACACCAGCCCCAGCCAGTCACCCAACAGCGTCCACGGCTCCCGCCGGGGCAGCATCAGCAGCGTGAGCAGCGTGAGCTCCGTCCTGGACGAGAAGGACGATGACCGGATCCGCTGCTGCACGCACTGCAAGGACACGCTGCTCAAGAGGGAGCAGCAGATCGACGAGAAGGAGCGCACGCCTGACATCGTGAGGCTCTACGAG AAATTACGGCTTTGCATGGAGAAAGTTGACCAAAAAGCTCCAGAATACATCAAGATGGCAGCATCGTTAAA TGCTGGAGAGACAACCTACAGTCTGGAACATGCTGGTGACCTTCGAGTGGAAGTGCAGAAAGTGTATGAGCTAATAGACGCGTTAAG TAAGAAGATCTTAACCTTAGACATGAAGCAGGACCCGCCGCCACATCCGAACACCCTGCGGCTGCAGAGGATGATCAGATACTCGGCCACACTGTTTGTGCAG GAAAAGTTGCTTGGTTTGATGTCACTGCCGACCAAAGAGCAGTTTGAGGAactgaaacagaaaaggaagcaGGAGATGGAGCGGAAGAGGATCCTGGAGAGGCAG GCTGCCCTGGAATCCCAGCGGAGACTTGAGGAGAGGCGGAGTGACCTGGCATCCCGCGCGACCAACGGGGAGGTGGCGCCCCCTCGCAGGGGTCCTGCCCCGCTGAGAAAGGCCGAGGGCTGGCTCCCGCTGTCGGAAGGCCAGAGGCAGAGCGAGGACCCGGACCCCCTCCTGCAGCAGATCCACAACATCACGTCCTTTATCCGGCAGGCCAAGGCCGCGGGCCGGACGGATGAAGTGCGCACGTTGCAGGAGAACCTGCGCCAGCTGCAGGACGAGTACGACCAGCAGCAGACCGAGAAGGCCATCGTGCTGTCCCGCAGGCAGGCCGAGGAGGAGGACCTGCAGCGGGAGCAGCTGCAGGTGCTGCGGGAGCGGGAGCGGGAGCGCGAGCAGGGCCAGGCAGCCTCTCTGCACACGCGGACTCGGTCCCTGGACTTCCGGGAGATCAGGCCTTTTCAGCTGGAGCCGAGCAGAGAGCCACGCACGCACCTCGCTCACGCTTTGGATCTGGGCTCTTCCCCAGCTCGGAGTGGCACTGCCACCAAGACCTCGCCACCCAGCTCGGCTCCCGAGCCCTTCCGAGGGTGGTCtgggcccccagccctgggccaaGAGTTCCTGCCCCAAAGCACCGCGTCGCAGCACCGTGAGGCGCCCTCCCTGAATCCCTTCGATGAGGAAGAAGACCTTGCCAGCCCCTCAGCTGAGGACACGGCCAAGCCTCCTGCTCCAGAGCCTTCCCTCGGCCCGCCAGCCCATGTGCTCAGAGAGTACAACCCTTTTGAGGAAGAGGATGAAGAGGAGGCTGTGGAGGGGAATCCCTTCGCTAGGCCAGAcggccctgcccccaacccctttGAGGAGGAAGATGAGCACCCCCCGCGGACACCCGCAtccccccctgtccctgggaacCCCTTCGAGGAGGCCCCCTGCACCAACCCCTTTGAGGAGGAGAGCGACGGTGGGCAGGAGGGCGCCGAGCCCATCGAGGAGGAGCTGCTGCTCCAGCAGATCGACAACATCAAGGCGTACATCTTCGACGCCAAGCAGTGCGGCCGCCTGGATGAGGTGGAGGTGCTGACCGAGAACTTGAGGGAGCTGAGACGCACCCTGGCCAGACAGAAGGGGGGCTCCGACTGA